The following are encoded in a window of Pseudomonas multiresinivorans genomic DNA:
- the ftrA gene encoding transcriptional regulator FtrA gives MQRDPLAVAVLAYDGLCTFEFGIAVEIFGLPRPEFDFPWYRHRIVAVDAGPMRAMGGIHVLADGGLDALETAGTIIVPGWRDRSEAPSAELVQALRKAHDEGARLLSICSGVFVLAAAGLLDGQRATTHWRYAKELAERFPAIEVDAQVLYVDAGQVITSAGSAAGIDACLHLVARDFGVQVANNVARRLVMSPQRGGGQAQFIPAPVAQAPRHDLAGLLDWARQRLGRSISVGELANRVAMSERTFLRRFSEATGMTPKAWLQHERMARARELLEGSTDSVERIAEQCGFGTVESFRNAFRGAAGVAPSIYRERFGTAHLS, from the coding sequence ATGCAGCGTGATCCCCTCGCAGTGGCCGTTCTCGCTTACGACGGCCTGTGCACCTTCGAATTCGGCATCGCCGTGGAAATCTTCGGCCTGCCGCGCCCGGAGTTCGACTTTCCCTGGTACCGCCACCGCATCGTTGCCGTCGACGCCGGACCGATGCGCGCCATGGGCGGCATCCACGTGCTGGCCGATGGCGGGCTGGACGCGCTCGAAACGGCCGGCACTATCATCGTGCCGGGCTGGCGGGACCGCTCCGAGGCGCCGTCCGCCGAGCTGGTACAGGCGCTGCGCAAGGCCCACGACGAGGGCGCACGACTGCTGTCGATCTGCTCAGGCGTCTTCGTTCTGGCAGCCGCCGGTTTGCTCGACGGCCAGCGTGCCACCACGCACTGGCGCTATGCCAAGGAGCTGGCAGAACGCTTCCCTGCCATCGAAGTGGATGCGCAAGTGCTCTACGTCGATGCCGGGCAGGTGATCACGTCTGCCGGCAGCGCAGCGGGCATCGATGCCTGCCTGCACCTGGTGGCGCGGGATTTCGGCGTGCAGGTCGCCAACAACGTGGCCCGCCGGCTGGTCATGTCGCCGCAACGCGGTGGCGGGCAGGCGCAGTTCATCCCTGCGCCCGTGGCCCAGGCGCCCCGGCACGATCTCGCCGGGCTGCTGGATTGGGCCCGCCAGCGTCTGGGCCGATCCATCTCGGTGGGCGAACTGGCCAACCGCGTGGCGATGAGCGAACGTACTTTCCTGCGCCGCTTCAGCGAAGCCACTGGGATGACGCCCAAGGCGTGGTTGCAGCACGAGCGTATGGCGCGCGCCCGTGAACTGCTGGAAGGCAGCACCGACAGCGTCGAGCGAATCGCCGAGCAATGCGGCTTCGGCACCGTGGAAAGCTTCCGCAACGCCTTTCGTGGCGCGGCCGGCGTGGCCCCATCGATTTACCGCGAGCGATTCGGCACGGCGCATCTGTCCTAG
- a CDS encoding rhodanese-like domain-containing protein codes for MPSLVSQFPAALPADALAHFSHRLAFETDCSDVNDALQNGEQDFVLLDVRNATAFARGHVPGALNLPTREIDARRMAQFPAGTLFVVYCAGPHCNGVHRAAAKLAALGLSVKEMIGGVTGWLDEGLALAGAAGESLRADNQGISCAC; via the coding sequence ATGCCCAGCCTTGTCAGCCAATTCCCTGCCGCCCTGCCCGCCGACGCCCTTGCCCATTTCAGCCATCGCCTGGCCTTCGAGACCGACTGCTCGGACGTGAACGACGCCCTGCAGAACGGCGAGCAGGATTTCGTCCTGCTCGATGTGCGCAACGCCACCGCCTTCGCCCGTGGCCATGTACCCGGCGCGCTGAACCTGCCGACACGGGAGATCGATGCACGGCGCATGGCGCAGTTTCCAGCGGGCACCCTGTTCGTCGTCTACTGCGCAGGCCCGCACTGCAACGGCGTGCACCGCGCTGCCGCGAAGCTCGCGGCGCTGGGCCTGTCAGTGAAGGAGATGATCGGTGGCGTAACCGGATGGCTGGACGAGGGGCTGGCACTGGCTGGCGCGGCGGGAGAATCGCTGCGTGCCGACAATCAAGGTATCAGTTGCGCCTGCTGA
- the recR gene encoding recombination mediator RecR: MSFTPLIRQLIDALRTLPGVGQKSAQRMALQLLERDRSGGLRLAQALTQAMEGVGHCKQCRTLSEDEFCPQCTDPRRDDSLLCVVEGPLDVFAVEQTGYRGRYFVLKGHLSPLDGLGPEAIGIPELTARIKAGSFSEIILATNPTVEGEATAHYIAQLLGGGDLVLSRIAHGVPLGGELELVDGGTLAHALAGRRPISN; this comes from the coding sequence ATGAGCTTCACGCCGCTGATCCGCCAACTGATCGACGCCCTGCGCACCCTGCCCGGGGTGGGGCAGAAGAGTGCCCAGCGCATGGCGCTGCAGCTGCTGGAGCGTGACCGCAGCGGCGGTCTGCGCCTGGCGCAGGCGCTGACCCAGGCGATGGAAGGCGTTGGCCACTGCAAGCAGTGCCGCACCTTGTCGGAAGACGAGTTCTGCCCGCAGTGCACTGACCCGCGCCGCGATGACAGCCTGCTGTGCGTGGTGGAAGGTCCGCTGGACGTGTTTGCCGTCGAGCAGACCGGCTACCGGGGCCGCTACTTCGTGCTCAAGGGGCACCTGTCGCCGCTGGATGGCCTGGGTCCGGAAGCCATCGGCATTCCCGAGCTTACGGCACGAATCAAGGCCGGCAGCTTCAGCGAGATCATTCTCGCCACCAACCCCACGGTGGAAGGCGAGGCAACCGCACACTACATCGCCCAGTTGCTGGGCGGCGGTGACCTGGTGCTGTCGCGCATCGCCCACGGCGTGCCGCTGGGTGGCGAACTGGAACTGGTGGACGGCGGCACGCTGGCCCACGCCCTGGCAGGACGCCGGCCGATCAGCAACTGA
- a CDS encoding YbaB/EbfC family nucleoid-associated protein — translation MMKGGMAGLMKQAQQMQEKMQKMQEELANAEVTGQSGAGLVSVVMTGRHDVKRVSLDDSLMQEDKEILEDLIAAAVNDAVRKIEQNNQEKMSGMTAGMQLPPGFKMPF, via the coding sequence ATGATGAAAGGTGGCATGGCCGGCCTGATGAAGCAGGCCCAGCAGATGCAGGAAAAAATGCAGAAGATGCAGGAAGAGCTGGCCAACGCCGAAGTGACCGGTCAATCCGGCGCCGGCCTGGTGAGCGTGGTGATGACCGGTCGCCACGACGTCAAGCGCGTCTCCCTGGACGACAGCCTGATGCAGGAAGACAAGGAAATCCTCGAAGACCTGATCGCCGCCGCAGTGAACGACGCCGTGCGCAAGATCGAGCAGAACAACCAGGAGAAGATGTCCGGCATGACCGCCGGCATGCAGCTCCCGCCCGGCTTCAAAATGCCCTTCTGA
- the dnaX gene encoding DNA polymerase III subunit gamma/tau — MSYQVLARKWRPRSFREMVGQTHVLKALINALDNQRLHHAYLFTGTRGVGKTTIARILAKCLNCETGVSSTPCGQCSVCREIDEGRFVDLIEVDAASRTKVEDTRELLDNVQYSPSRGRYKVYLIDEVHMLSSHSFNALLKTLEEPPPHVKFLLATTDPQKLPVTILSRCLQFSLKNMPPERVVEHLTHVLGAENVPFEDDALWLLGRAADGSMRDAMSLTDQAIAFGEGKVLAADVRAMLGTLDHGQVYGVLHALLEGDARALLEAVRHLAEQGPDWGGVLAEILNVLHRVAIAQALPEAVDNGQGDRDRVLALAQALPAEDVQFYYQMGLIGRRDLPLAPDPRGGFEMVLLRMLAFRPADADGAPRSPLKDLGISKATADSNQNPVAGAAVAAPVASIAAPAVAPAPVVPTAAVVPAVAAPQPQSAPAPAPAPAPAAQAEPAVAPAPVIEPVPEPAPIEPEAAVQPEPKLPVAEPEQAVAEAPIDLPWDEPAAPVVATPVPVQPAAPAPAPAPAPAPAPAVVTRAPVEVPAPRVEEPTTIVAEVPAEDDDRDDEPPPAEDYYEVDMESYGYLENEAPQEQTEPEPEPAAMPATGLAAEWLDLFPRLGLAGLTASIGANCTLVAVEGDTWHLHLDPGQSALFNATQQRRLNDALNQFHGRTLTLQVTQQKPEQETPAQAAARKRAERQRQAEASIAADPYVLQMKQQFAAVVRDGTIEPLEAKA; from the coding sequence ATGAGTTATCAGGTTCTTGCCCGCAAATGGCGTCCGCGCTCGTTCCGCGAAATGGTCGGCCAGACCCATGTGCTCAAGGCCCTGATCAACGCGCTGGACAATCAGCGCCTGCACCACGCCTACCTGTTCACCGGGACCCGTGGCGTGGGCAAGACCACCATCGCGCGCATCCTGGCCAAGTGCCTGAACTGCGAGACCGGTGTCAGCTCCACTCCATGTGGGCAGTGCTCGGTGTGCCGCGAGATCGATGAGGGCCGCTTCGTCGACCTGATCGAAGTCGACGCCGCCAGCCGCACCAAGGTCGAGGACACCCGCGAGCTGCTCGACAACGTGCAGTACTCGCCGAGCCGCGGGCGCTACAAGGTCTACCTGATCGACGAAGTGCACATGCTGTCCAGCCACAGCTTCAACGCCCTGTTGAAGACCCTGGAGGAGCCGCCGCCCCATGTGAAGTTCCTGCTCGCCACCACCGACCCGCAGAAGCTGCCGGTCACCATCCTCTCGCGCTGCCTGCAGTTCTCCCTGAAGAACATGCCGCCGGAGCGCGTGGTGGAGCACCTGACCCACGTGCTGGGCGCCGAGAACGTGCCGTTCGAGGACGATGCGCTCTGGCTGCTCGGCCGCGCTGCCGACGGTTCCATGCGTGACGCCATGAGCCTCACCGACCAGGCCATCGCCTTCGGCGAGGGCAAGGTGCTGGCCGCCGACGTGCGCGCCATGCTCGGCACCCTGGATCATGGGCAAGTCTACGGCGTGCTTCATGCGCTGCTGGAAGGCGATGCCCGCGCGTTGCTGGAGGCCGTCCGCCACCTGGCCGAGCAGGGCCCGGACTGGGGCGGCGTGCTGGCTGAAATACTCAACGTCTTGCACCGCGTAGCCATTGCCCAGGCGCTGCCCGAGGCGGTGGACAACGGCCAGGGCGACCGTGACCGCGTGCTGGCGCTGGCCCAGGCCTTGCCAGCCGAGGACGTGCAGTTCTACTACCAGATGGGCCTGATCGGCCGCCGCGACCTGCCGCTGGCGCCCGATCCCCGCGGCGGCTTCGAGATGGTCCTGTTGCGCATGCTGGCGTTCCGCCCGGCAGATGCCGACGGCGCACCGAGGTCACCACTAAAGGACCTGGGGATCAGCAAGGCCACGGCTGATTCCAACCAGAACCCAGTGGCCGGCGCCGCCGTTGCGGCGCCGGTTGCATCCATTGCTGCTCCGGCTGTCGCGCCGGCACCGGTAGTGCCGACTGCTGCGGTTGTACCTGCTGTTGCCGCGCCTCAGCCTCAGTCGGCTCCGGCTCCGGCTCCGGCTCCGGCTCCGGCCGCGCAAGCCGAACCTGCCGTTGCGCCTGCTCCGGTTATCGAACCTGTGCCTGAGCCGGCCCCGATCGAGCCTGAAGCAGCCGTGCAGCCCGAGCCGAAGTTGCCGGTTGCCGAACCGGAACAGGCCGTCGCCGAAGCGCCGATCGATCTGCCCTGGGACGAACCTGCCGCACCGGTTGTGGCGACTCCCGTACCAGTTCAGCCTGCTGCACCTGCACCTGCACCTGCACCTGCACCTGCACCTGCACCTGCAGTTGTCACGCGGGCGCCGGTGGAAGTGCCTGCGCCCAGGGTCGAAGAGCCGACTACGATCGTCGCCGAAGTTCCGGCCGAGGACGACGATCGTGATGACGAGCCGCCGCCTGCCGAGGACTACTACGAAGTCGACATGGAGTCCTACGGCTACCTCGAGAACGAGGCGCCGCAGGAGCAGACCGAGCCGGAACCCGAGCCCGCCGCCATGCCGGCAACGGGCCTGGCTGCCGAGTGGCTGGACCTGTTCCCGCGCCTGGGCCTGGCCGGCCTGACCGCCAGCATCGGCGCCAACTGCACCCTGGTCGCCGTCGAGGGCGATACCTGGCACCTGCACCTGGACCCGGGCCAGAGCGCGCTGTTCAACGCGACCCAGCAGCGCCGCCTGAACGATGCGCTGAACCAGTTCCACGGCCGTACGCTGACCCTGCAGGTGACCCAGCAGAAGCCCGAGCAGGAAACCCCGGCCCAGGCCGCCGCGCGCAAGCGCGCCGAGCGCCAGCGCCAGGCCGAGGCGTCGATCGCCGCAGACCCTTATGTGCTACAGATGAAGCAACAGTTCGCCGCGGTCGTCCGCGACGGTACTATCGAACCCCTGGAGGCCAAGGCTTGA
- a CDS encoding substrate-binding periplasmic protein: MRFLATALLLTATLAQADDRPLRFSVVDSWAMPLAQIENGELTGGILFELFNETAHELGRTPAFHIVPRARIEQALLTHSVDVRCYVSRTWIEHEFKDYRWTAPLMLQRDLLVVRDAPADNLETLPSQSIGTVLGYHYPRLQPLLDSHWLIRDDARNQELVLKKLRIGRYQYAISSEFALNWFNRDLPEAERLRTASVIEETPLSCMVLDAPEVRAEEVLSVLAKIKASGKIEQILDHYR, translated from the coding sequence ATGCGCTTCCTTGCCACCGCCCTGCTGCTGACCGCCACCCTCGCCCAGGCCGACGACCGTCCCCTGCGCTTCTCGGTGGTCGACAGCTGGGCGATGCCGCTGGCGCAGATCGAGAATGGCGAACTGACCGGCGGCATCCTGTTCGAGCTGTTCAACGAGACGGCCCACGAGCTTGGACGGACACCGGCGTTCCACATCGTGCCCCGCGCCCGCATCGAACAGGCGCTGCTCACTCACTCCGTGGACGTGCGCTGCTACGTCTCGCGCACCTGGATCGAGCACGAGTTCAAGGACTACCGCTGGACTGCACCACTGATGTTGCAGCGCGACCTGCTGGTGGTCCGCGACGCCCCTGCGGACAATCTCGAAACCCTCCCCAGCCAGTCCATCGGCACGGTCCTGGGCTACCACTACCCGCGCCTGCAGCCGCTTCTGGACAGCCACTGGCTGATCCGCGACGACGCGCGCAACCAGGAACTGGTGCTGAAGAAGCTGCGCATCGGCCGTTATCAATATGCGATCAGCAGCGAGTTCGCACTGAACTGGTTCAACCGTGATCTACCCGAGGCGGAGCGCTTGAGAACCGCCAGCGTGATCGAGGAGACCCCGCTGTCGTGCATGGTGCTGGACGCACCCGAAGTCCGCGCCGAGGAGGTGCTCTCGGTGCTGGCGAAGATCAAGGCGTCGGGGAAGATCGAGCAGATCCTGGATCACTACCGCTGA
- a CDS encoding HU family DNA-binding protein produces MPMTKDQLVRDIAESLDLTQAAVRGVFEQLAQIAQDALENDGELTLPGIGKLKVSERAARTGRNPQTGKTIEIAAKKAVRLVPAKALVDSLN; encoded by the coding sequence ATGCCCATGACCAAGGACCAACTGGTTCGCGATATCGCCGAATCCCTCGACCTGACCCAGGCCGCCGTGCGCGGCGTGTTCGAGCAACTGGCGCAGATCGCCCAGGACGCCCTGGAGAACGACGGTGAGCTGACCCTGCCGGGTATCGGCAAGCTCAAGGTCAGCGAACGCGCCGCCCGTACCGGCCGCAACCCGCAGACCGGCAAGACCATCGAGATCGCCGCGAAGAAGGCCGTGCGCCTGGTGCCCGCCAAGGCCCTGGTCGACAGCCTGAACTGA
- the ligA gene encoding NAD-dependent DNA ligase LigA: MTDSQTAAERIAQLRSELDDHNYRYYVLDEPSVPDAEYDRLFRELKALEAEHPELITPESPTQRVGGAAASAFGEVRHEVPMLSLGNAFEEQDLNDFDRRVREGLADQLPSSDLFGGGAEVEYSCEPKLDGLAVSLLYENGVLTRGATRGDGTTGEDISVNVRTIRNVPLRLKGEGWPAILEVRGEVFMSKAGFEALNERQMEAGGKTFANPRNAAAGSLRQLDSKITASRPLEFCCYGFGRVEGGTLPGTQVEILEALKGWGIPISRELKLAKGVEGCRAYYEDIGTRRDSLAYEIDGVVFKVNRIDFQRELGFRAREPRWAIAHKFPAREELTELLDVEFQVGRTGAVTPVARLKPVQVAGVTVSNATLHNMDEVARLGLMIGDTVIIRRAGDVIPQVMQVVTERRPADARPVAIPTQCPVCGSQVERTQLVKRSKGKESVSEGAIYRCVGRLFCQAQLKQAIIHFVSRRAMDIDGLGDKIVEQLVDKGLVKSPADLYTLTFEQVIELEGFAEVSTRNLLAAIADSRKPALARFVFALGIPDVGEETAKLLARSLGSLARIQKALPEVLTYLPDVGGEVAYEIHNFFDDEHNRSVIQQLLERGIELQDEGEVSAEFAAVATLAGFIDKLNIPFIAATGAEKLADRTGSLDALVALSQDWLDLSTLKGVNEKARQSVREYFADAARVERARAVEAQLAEFGMHWRSERKVVEGLPLAGQTWVLTGTLEAMSRDVAKEQLESLGAKVAGSVSAKTHCVVAGPGAGSKLAKAQELGVAVMDEEQLIKLLADHGIGA; the protein is encoded by the coding sequence ATGACCGATTCCCAGACCGCTGCCGAACGCATCGCCCAGCTGCGCAGCGAACTCGACGACCATAACTACCGCTATTACGTGCTTGACGAGCCGAGCGTGCCGGACGCCGAGTACGACCGCCTGTTCCGCGAACTGAAGGCGCTGGAAGCCGAGCATCCCGAACTGATCACTCCCGAGTCGCCGACCCAGCGCGTCGGCGGCGCGGCCGCTTCGGCTTTCGGCGAAGTACGCCACGAAGTGCCGATGCTGAGCCTGGGCAACGCCTTCGAGGAGCAGGATCTCAACGATTTCGATCGCCGTGTGCGCGAGGGGCTGGCCGACCAGTTGCCTTCCTCTGATCTGTTCGGCGGCGGTGCCGAGGTGGAATACAGCTGCGAGCCCAAGCTCGACGGCCTGGCGGTCAGCCTGCTGTACGAGAATGGCGTGCTGACCCGCGGCGCCACCCGTGGCGACGGCACCACCGGCGAAGACATCAGCGTCAACGTACGTACCATCCGCAATGTGCCGCTGCGCCTGAAGGGCGAGGGCTGGCCGGCGATACTGGAAGTGCGTGGTGAAGTATTCATGTCCAAGGCCGGCTTCGAAGCGCTCAACGAGCGGCAGATGGAAGCCGGCGGCAAGACCTTCGCCAACCCGCGCAACGCTGCCGCCGGCAGCCTGCGCCAGCTGGATTCGAAGATCACCGCCAGCCGCCCGCTGGAGTTCTGTTGCTACGGCTTTGGGCGGGTCGAAGGCGGTACGCTGCCGGGCACCCAGGTGGAGATCCTTGAGGCGTTGAAGGGCTGGGGTATCCCGATCAGCCGCGAGCTGAAGCTGGCCAAGGGCGTCGAGGGTTGCCGCGCCTATTACGAAGACATCGGGACGCGCCGCGACAGTCTTGCCTACGAAATCGACGGCGTGGTGTTCAAGGTCAACCGCATCGATTTCCAGCGTGAACTGGGCTTCCGCGCCCGCGAACCGCGTTGGGCCATCGCGCACAAGTTCCCCGCCCGCGAGGAACTCACCGAGCTGCTCGACGTGGAATTCCAGGTCGGCCGCACCGGCGCGGTGACTCCCGTGGCGCGCCTGAAGCCGGTCCAGGTGGCCGGTGTGACCGTCTCCAATGCCACCCTGCACAACATGGACGAGGTCGCGCGCCTGGGCCTGATGATCGGCGATACCGTGATCATCCGCCGGGCCGGCGACGTGATCCCGCAGGTCATGCAGGTGGTCACCGAGCGCCGTCCGGCAGACGCGCGCCCGGTCGCAATCCCCACCCAGTGCCCGGTATGTGGCTCGCAGGTCGAGCGCACCCAGCTGGTCAAGCGCAGCAAGGGCAAGGAGTCGGTCAGCGAAGGTGCGATCTATCGCTGCGTCGGCCGGTTGTTCTGTCAGGCGCAGCTCAAGCAGGCGATCATTCACTTCGTCTCGCGCCGTGCCATGGACATCGACGGCCTTGGCGACAAGATCGTCGAGCAACTGGTGGACAAGGGCCTGGTGAAGTCGCCGGCCGATCTGTACACGCTCACCTTCGAGCAGGTCATCGAGCTGGAAGGCTTCGCCGAAGTCTCTACGCGCAACCTGCTCGCTGCGATTGCCGACAGTCGCAAGCCGGCGTTGGCGCGCTTCGTCTTCGCCCTGGGCATCCCTGACGTGGGCGAGGAGACGGCCAAGCTGCTGGCACGCTCCCTGGGCTCGCTGGCGCGCATCCAGAAGGCGCTGCCGGAGGTGCTGACCTACCTGCCCGATGTGGGCGGTGAAGTGGCCTATGAGATCCACAATTTCTTCGATGACGAACACAACCGCAGCGTGATCCAGCAACTGCTGGAGCGCGGCATCGAGCTGCAGGACGAGGGCGAGGTATCGGCAGAGTTCGCCGCCGTCGCCACCCTGGCCGGCTTCATCGACAAGCTGAACATTCCCTTCATTGCCGCCACCGGCGCCGAGAAGCTCGCGGACCGTACCGGCAGCCTCGACGCGCTGGTTGCCCTCAGCCAGGACTGGCTGGACCTCAGCACCCTGAAAGGAGTGAACGAGAAGGCCAGGCAGTCGGTGCGCGAATACTTCGCCGATGCCGCCCGCGTCGAGCGGGCCAGGGCCGTCGAGGCGCAGCTGGCGGAGTTCGGCATGCACTGGCGCAGCGAGCGCAAGGTCGTCGAAGGCCTGCCGCTGGCGGGCCAGACCTGGGTGCTCACCGGCACGCTGGAGGCCATGAGTCGCGACGTTGCCAAGGAGCAGCTGGAAAGCCTGGGCGCCAAGGTGGCCGGCTCCGTCTCGGCCAAGACCCATTGTGTCGTTGCCGGACCGGGAGCGGGTTCAAAGTTGGCCAAGGCCCAGGAACTTGGCGTCGCCGTGATGGACGAAGAACAGCTGATCAAGCTGCTGGCCGACCACGGTATCGGCGCCTGA
- the zipA gene encoding cell division protein ZipA, with product MDIGLREWLIVIGLIVIAGILFDGWRRMRGGKGKLRFKLDRQFANQPDDGDESTPELLGPSRVVEHREPELDEEDLPKVSAKESRGKRRGEPRQGDLNLDDPAPNLLGPLDEEDFPNPLDEAPAEKDKSKRDRKKDKERVAPVPAAPSAPQAPVDEVLIINVISRDENGFKGPALLQNILESGLRYGEMDIFHRHESMAGNGEVLFSMANAVKPGTFDLDNIDQFSTRAVSFFLGLPGPRHPKQAFDVMIAAARKLAQELNGELKDEQRSVMTAQTIEHYRQRIIDFERRALTQKR from the coding sequence ATGGATATCGGTCTGCGCGAATGGCTGATCGTCATTGGGCTTATCGTGATCGCCGGCATTCTGTTCGACGGCTGGCGTCGCATGCGGGGTGGCAAGGGCAAGTTGCGGTTCAAACTGGATCGCCAGTTTGCCAACCAGCCCGATGACGGGGATGAAAGCACTCCTGAACTGCTCGGGCCTTCCCGGGTGGTCGAACACCGCGAGCCGGAACTGGACGAGGAAGACCTGCCCAAGGTCAGCGCCAAGGAGTCGCGCGGCAAACGCCGCGGCGAACCGCGCCAGGGCGACCTGAACCTGGATGATCCGGCACCGAACCTGCTCGGCCCGCTGGACGAAGAGGATTTCCCCAACCCGCTGGACGAGGCGCCGGCAGAGAAGGACAAGTCGAAGAGAGACCGCAAGAAGGACAAGGAGCGCGTAGCTCCCGTGCCTGCTGCCCCGTCGGCGCCGCAGGCGCCAGTCGACGAAGTGCTGATCATCAACGTCATCAGCCGCGACGAGAACGGCTTCAAGGGCCCGGCGCTGCTGCAGAACATCCTGGAAAGCGGCCTGCGCTATGGCGAGATGGACATCTTCCACCGCCACGAGAGCATGGCCGGCAACGGTGAAGTGCTGTTCTCCATGGCCAACGCGGTCAAGCCGGGCACCTTCGATCTGGACAACATCGACCAGTTCAGCACCCGCGCCGTGAGCTTCTTCCTCGGCCTGCCGGGCCCGCGTCATCCCAAGCAGGCGTTCGACGTGATGATCGCCGCCGCCCGCAAGCTGGCCCAGGAGCTCAATGGCGAGCTGAAGGATGAGCAGCGCAGCGTGATGACCGCGCAGACCATCGAGCACTACCGTCAGCGCATCATCGATTTCGAACGACGCGCCCTGACCCAGAAGCGCTAA